TTTCAAATTTAGAAAGGAAAGGCTACATAAAGAAGGAGACTAGGGGAAGAATGAAACTTGTAACATCTCTAATTTAAACTTAACCTTAAGGTAATACTAAATAATATTAAGGTCATATCTGGCCAGAAGTAATCCTTAAAATCCACAATTCAAAGAGTGGATTTTCGATGAGGTACTTTCCATTCTCTTTTATTATAAGCTCCTTCTCTTGAAGGGCTCTCAGAGAAACTTGGACAGTTGACGCTCTGTTAAACCCATAACGATTCATGAAGTCCCTTGAGTAAAGATCCCTCTCACCCTTAGCGATAGCAACTAGTACTCTTCTCTGGTTCATAGGTAATGAGCTCCATATTTCTTCAAAGAATTCAGATGTTTCACTTAAAATCTCGTCAATTATTTCCTTTAGATCGTCCATAGAAATCTTCTGTTGCCTTGAGATAGTGGCGTTCAGCCATAGATGGTAGCAGATCATTTGAGTGTAGTGTGGATGTCCTTTAGTTATGTCCAATATTTTCTCAATGACATCCTTCTCAATTTTAAGCCCACTTTCCTCGAACTTCGTGGATATGAATGGTTCGAATTTTTCCCTGGGAATCCTCTTCAATACCATGTGCATTCCGAAGTTGTAGAAGGGGCTCTTAGGCGAGTGAAATATCTTGCGCATCATTCCCTGTTTACTTCCAACGAAAACAAATGTCACATCCTTTTGTCCTTGAAATTCAGCACGCATTTTCGGTAATATATCTTTTCCAAGATTACTTATCTCCTGAAATTCATCAAAGACAACGACAACTTTTTTCCCTGTTATCTCAGCTAAACGTTGCGGTATCTTTAAAGCTTCATCAAGCGCAATATCTTCCTCGCCTACACTGAACTCTACCTTGATCTTGTCTCCAAGTACTATCCTAGGCCTCACTATCTTGAAGAGTTTCCGAATGAAGTCTTCAATCCTTCCACGCCAAGTTGCAAGTGCCGAAGAGCTTATCTTCTCCGCGAGCTCCTTTTTTGTAATGATCCCTGAGCAGTCTACCTCTATTGGATAAACCTTATCTCTCAATTCTTCCAGGGCTATACCAACGAGTGAACTCTTACCATAGCGTCTAGGTGAGTAAATAATGACGTTTTGCCCACTCATTATAGCTAGTTTCAACTTCTCAAGCTCTTCTTCCCTATCCGCGAAGTGCTCCTTCCCGACCTTCCTTCCATATATAAATGGAGAATTCATTACATCTTCACCTGTAACAGTATTTGATGTAATGTTTTTTATAGTTTTTTATGTAATCACAGTATCTCCTCCTCTCCAACCTCATCGAGAAGGCCTAGTTCATGGCTATATCTTAAATTGGCAATTATCACATGATGCTTTCTATCGTAGGTGAATATCTCACCTAATTGATTCTTTAACGCAAAGAATTTCCAGTAAGGAATTGGGACGAGATAACGGTGAATTTCAATGCCTTTCCCTTTATCGACTAGCTCACTAACCTTCCCTGCAAATCTAATGGGAACCACTTCCAAGCCTTGGAACATCTCATAGAATTTTTCTTCATTTTCTCCTCTTTTTAGGGGTTGTAATTCCTTAAAAAGCTCTAGAGCTGTTTGTTTGTGCTCTTCTATTTCTTTAATAAGATCCTTTTCTACACGGGAATAGGCTCTGTTAACAAGTTCTGGGATTTTGGATTCCACAAGCTTATCTCCATCCAAATCCTCAAGTATTCTAATGCTATCCTTAACGATATCGTAGGGCCTGTATACCTTTTCATCATCTTCAGACCCCTTAGTCAAGATGTACACATCAGCTATCCTTCCTTCTCTCCATCCTTGCCTATTAACTCTCCCAAAGCGTTGAATTAGGGCATCTAATGGTGCAGGTTCCGTTAGGATCGTTTTAAAGCTTATGTCAAGTGAAACTTCAACAACTTGAGTTGCCACAACGAAGTCGTAGCTGTTTAAGTGCTTTCTAAGCCTTCTTTCGGTTTCCTCCCTATCTCCATATGTGAAACGACTGTGAAGAAGTAGAACCTTATAACCCAAACTCTTTAGCTCTCTATAGGCTTCCACTGCCTTTCCAACTGTATTACAGGCTATCAACGCTGGAGTTTGAGATGTCCCTTTGAATTCCTTTGTAAGTTCGTGAAGCGTTGAATCTATAGAACCATCAACAATTCTAATTCTGTGCCTTGTAAAGCTATCGGCCTCTTCAGTTGAGACCTTCAATTTCCTGGGTTCTAAAGCTTCAATGAAAAGTTGCTCTATGAAGTCTGGAAGCGTTGCAGACATGACTAATGTTTTAGTTTTATATTCTTTCAGCAATTCCAGCATTGCGAGTATTATTCCCAGAATGTTCGGTTCATAGACGTGTATCTCATCAAAAATTAATAGGGCACCAACAAGTTCGCTTAGCGTCATCTCGAAGAAACCAACACCAAAAAAGGCCTTCATTATCTGGAATGGCGTTGTAATTTTTAGTGGTGTGAATATCTTTCTGTACAAACTCGAGAGGCGTCTATATTCCAGGTTCGAAGCGTAAAGATAATACGAGGAAGAGCTGTGGAGAACCCCAACAAGCTCTGGACTCCTAAAATATCTTAGCAATCGATCATGCATTGCATTGATGCTGGCCTTGTAGGGGAGGACGTAGAATATTCTGTTTGATATTCCCTTTTTAGTCCTATGAGCGTTTACATCTGCCCAGAGTAGTGCAGCTTCAGTCTTACCGTATCCAGTTGGAGCCCTTAAGAGGAGGTTCCCTCTAGTTTGATTTGCCTGTATTTGGATAGGCCTCCACTTTTCCCTCGGGATTTCAAGTTCAATTATCTCAGCTATACCAGGGAGATTCCTGACGGAATTTTCTCCTGCCGAGGATAGGTGATCACAAGCATTCAACAAGCCCTTGAGAAATATCAGCTCATTCCTATGGCTCTTCCAATTCCTGTCATACCAATTCAACAAGGCATCGAAATCGTAGTCCATGATCTTATCTTTCCAGTTCCTGGGAAGTTTAAATTTCTCCAGAGGTTTTCCAAAAATGTAAACCTCCCAATAGGGAATCTTTGGGAGAAAAACTTCCTCTATGTAATCGGCATTTTCGAGCAGTTCACTGGCCTTCTCAAGGTAACCTTCCCAGACGAAATTATCTACTTTTGTGGGCACTGGCAAATCGCTTAGATACCTGTGGTGGGTTAGGATTGAAAGTGCAATTAGATTTCTCTCTTCTTCTGAATACTCCAAGAACTGTGTAAAAGGAACTGATAAGATCTCGTGCCTGTAACCCCAAATCTTTCCTCGTGCTCCTGCCTTTTGGAAACCAATGGCACATTTGCCAAGGTCATGTAAAAGAATTGAATAAAAGAGGAGTTCCCAGAAGTTCCCCCTTGAGAGCTCGGGAATCCAGGGAAACGCTGACTTCATGCTCTTTAACACGTTTAATGCATCGTTAACGTGACACTCGAGGAAGTCATTTGGATTGAATTTCGCCATGCAAACTTTCATATATCCACACTCCAATGTCGATTTCAGGATCATAAGGTAACGTTCCTCTGTAGGTTTGCCTCCTTCTCTGTCCTATTGTTCTCGGAAATTGAAGAATCGTGAAAGGTCTCACAAGCTTTGCTCTTCTTGGAATTGTTGAGTAATCGAACTCCACTGGAAGGGCGTGAATTATCCCGGGTAGTCCCGCAGATACTGGAACGATTGTGCCACCGACTGGGACATTTTCACGCCTTTCAAGATCAATTTTCTTAATTTCTTCCACGGTTGCTATATCGCTTGAACGTCCAAGCAGAAGTTGGAACCTTGGCTTTCTGAAGTATCTCTCCCACTCGTCGGGAAGATAGAGGTAGAGGGTGTTATTGAAGAGGATTTCACGTTTTATAACATCCGTTTCAGGTTTTCCCAGGGCGTAAATCCTTTCAAGGTCGAGACCCCTTCCCTCACTGATGAACACGTAACCTATGAAGGGAACTTCTCTGAATGACACTATTTCCCCTCTTGCCGCAGATAGAATCCCCTGAATTGTTGAGAGCGGGGGAACGGGTAGGGTGGGCTGATAACCTGACTGAAAGGTGGGATACCTAAAGCTGGCGGTCCAGCTTTTGAGCTTTACTCGTATCATGAGCTCACCCGTAATAGGCTTCGACTTCCTTTGCGAACTTCTCTATGGCATCACCAACCGTTGTAACTTCAACTTCAATTCCTTCATTCTCTAGCTCTTCTTCGACTTTTCTTAGCTCCTCCTCCCATTCCTTCATGAATCCCTTGTCCTTTCCTATGAATATCTTCTTAGGATTAAGGAGCTCCTTGAACTCGAGGATTCTTGACACTAGTGCCTCCCCATCGAATACTATTTCTCCCCTGTCCTCGTAGACTATGTCGCTGATGAAGGGATTTATGCCGCCCTCCATCATCGCTAGAATGATGAATTTAGGCGTTACATCCGTTAGATACTGCGTTTGCTTTGCTCCACCAAATAGGTAGCGGAGAGCTTTGAGCGTTTCAACGGCACGTTTTTTCCTAATTTCTGCTGGCATTATCCATTCTCTCTCGTTCATTTGGACGCCAAGCTTCTTTGCTTTTTCAGCCATTTTTCTGTATTCACTTTTTACATCTTTAAGTGAGATTTCATCCTCCCTTAACAGATTTTTGAATCCTGCCTTGTCTATTATTGTGAACCGTCCAACTGAATCCAAGTCCAGGGAAAATGCTCCCTTTAGTACAGTTGAATAAAATTCCTGCGAGTAGGGAACTGGATCTCCTTCATGCCTTGATGCATAACCTTCATCAACGGTGACCGAGCTTCTGTCCGGTAGAAGAGAGATCAATGGTGTGTTCTTTAGCGGAGAAACTCTTGTGACTGTTATGTTTGTGTTCCCCTTCTTGAATGCCCTCATATAACCAAAAACATCGTCATCAGGATATTCTACGGGATTTGCTGCAGTGAAAACTTGCTTCTGTTCCCTAAATAAGGGTGAAAGGTTCCAGTTAAAATGCTCTTCAAGGGTTTTTCTCCACCAGTAACGCCAAGCTTGAGGTGAGACGTAGGGGTAACTCTTTCCACCCCTTCGAAACTTCTTTACCCTGGTAACGTTTCTGTCTGGGAGGCTTTCATCTATTCCCAACATGTTCAAAGCGGAGTGTGGGGCGTCAATCAAAACCATACCAACGGCAAATCTCATCCTTCTCCCCCTCCTTCAGCATAGATATCAAGACCTTCTCCGGTTTCGGATCTTTCCATCTTCATCAATCTGTCATGAAGCTTTTCATAAATGCGGAATAGGAGGAGGTTTCTGACGGTTCTCCAGGAGACGTTTATATCTTCTCCATAGGCCGTGAGGATCCTTGCAAACTCATCAAACGTCATCAGAGGATTCTTAATGCCAAGCTCTTGTCTGTCCTTTTCAAGTCTTACAAAGAAAGCCTCGAACTGATACAGCTTTTCAGCTCCTTCAAGTTCCCTAACCCTTCTTCTTAGCTTGTTGTCGGGAAGTTCCTTCAACGTTTCAACGATCCTATCCCCAACATCCCTAATAAAATCTAAGGCCTCCTTATCCAAACCCAACACCTCCGAGCAATAAAAAGCTAAAAGACGCCAACTAGCGTTTGCCCTTCTGTTCCTGGAGTCATAGAAGAATTGAAGGATGCTTTCGTTGTTTAAAAGTTTCGCGTAAACCTCGTTTAGCCTTCCACTACGTTCAAACTCTTCAAATTGCTCTTCACTGAGCTGTTTTTTCCATCCCATGGAGACAATGCGTTTCCAGCCGAGAGGGTCAACGAGGTTTGCATAGGCAACGAACCTGAGTGCTGGAGTTGGGACGTGAATAACATCGAGTTCTTGCCTCTGGTTGTTGCATGTGAAATAGTACAATGTAACTGAGGCATTCTCCCATATCTCATCCCTTTCAATTTTCCTGGTAATCTCGCCTATTAACCGAAAGAGGAAGTTTTCAGGCCTCTTGAAGCCTCTCGCTTCCGAGGCAAGTTTATATTTCCTTACATCTTTGAGGGCTTCTCTAGAGAGTTCAAGCATTAGTTCATAGGGATATGCATGAATTAAGAGAACTCTCGGGAGTCTATAAGAAACTAGGGGCATGAATTGAGTTAGAAAAATGCAGTGGGCACATATCTCTGCACCTCTGAGATTGGCCGAGTGGAAATAGTTTGGAACGTCTCCACTTCCGAGCAACGGAAATACCGAACGATAGGCTTCCTTCTTTGTGTAAGCCTTTCTTTTTCCACAAATTATGCACAAAGGTCCGTCGGAGTCGGATTCTGATAAGATATCTTCGAAAAGCTCCATTAAGTTGTTCTTGATCCTCCTTTGGATTGCCTTAGTGACAAATGGCTGAGAAAGGACGGTTTTCGCTATTTTCTTTGCAAATTCATCGAGGTTTTTAATATCACTTTCACCCTTGTCTGACAAAGATTCCAGGAATTTGAGGACTTCTTCAGCTAAGAGAGAATCAAAGTTCTTGGAAATTCTTTTGAAAATTTCCTCTTTCGTATCTTCCTTGAACTTCAAGCCCCTTTCTTTCTTTATGGCTCTCTTAATTGCCGTGCTTATTGGCCCCGTTATTCCAGGATTTGCAAGTATTATTCCATTGTTTGGCATTATCATTCCATGGATGTAGCTTGAGCTCCATTCCTTCCTTGCATAAAGTTCAGCTACAAAATCTATTGCCTTTTCTATGTCCTCCTTTGTTAAGTCTTCTGGTTTACTTTTGCTAGCAATGAGCAGTAGTGCTACTAAACCTGCATCAACAAAAGGATGTCCAGTCCATTCCAACAAGGGACTTTCTTTTTCGATTATTTCCACCTCCTAATCTGAATCTTTCTCTATAATTTACAAAAAGAAAAAAGAAAATCTTTCTTCAAATAAAAGTTATTTCCTACGAATGCT
The window above is part of the Pyrococcus sp. NA2 genome. Proteins encoded here:
- a CDS encoding ATP-binding protein, which encodes MNSPFIYGRKVGKEHFADREEELEKLKLAIMSGQNVIIYSPRRYGKSSLVGIALEELRDKVYPIEVDCSGIITKKELAEKISSSALATWRGRIEDFIRKLFKIVRPRIVLGDKIKVEFSVGEEDIALDEALKIPQRLAEITGKKVVVVFDEFQEISNLGKDILPKMRAEFQGQKDVTFVFVGSKQGMMRKIFHSPKSPFYNFGMHMVLKRIPREKFEPFISTKFEESGLKIEKDVIEKILDITKGHPHYTQMICYHLWLNATISRQQKISMDDLKEIIDEILSETSEFFEEIWSSLPMNQRRVLVAIAKGERDLYSRDFMNRYGFNRASTVQVSLRALQEKELIIKENGKYLIENPLFELWILRITSGQI
- a CDS encoding CRISPR-associated helicase/endonuclease Cas3, which codes for MKVCMAKFNPNDFLECHVNDALNVLKSMKSAFPWIPELSRGNFWELLFYSILLHDLGKCAIGFQKAGARGKIWGYRHEILSVPFTQFLEYSEEERNLIALSILTHHRYLSDLPVPTKVDNFVWEGYLEKASELLENADYIEEVFLPKIPYWEVYIFGKPLEKFKLPRNWKDKIMDYDFDALLNWYDRNWKSHRNELIFLKGLLNACDHLSSAGENSVRNLPGIAEIIELEIPREKWRPIQIQANQTRGNLLLRAPTGYGKTEAALLWADVNAHRTKKGISNRIFYVLPYKASINAMHDRLLRYFRSPELVGVLHSSSSYYLYASNLEYRRLSSLYRKIFTPLKITTPFQIMKAFFGVGFFEMTLSELVGALLIFDEIHVYEPNILGIILAMLELLKEYKTKTLVMSATLPDFIEQLFIEALEPRKLKVSTEEADSFTRHRIRIVDGSIDSTLHELTKEFKGTSQTPALIACNTVGKAVEAYRELKSLGYKVLLLHSRFTYGDREETERRLRKHLNSYDFVVATQVVEVSLDISFKTILTEPAPLDALIQRFGRVNRQGWREGRIADVYILTKGSEDDEKVYRPYDIVKDSIRILEDLDGDKLVESKIPELVNRAYSRVEKDLIKEIEEHKQTALELFKELQPLKRGENEEKFYEMFQGLEVVPIRFAGKVSELVDKGKGIEIHRYLVPIPYWKFFALKNQLGEIFTYDRKHHVIIANLRYSHELGLLDEVGEEEIL
- the cas5b gene encoding type I-B CRISPR-associated protein Cas5b: MIRVKLKSWTASFRYPTFQSGYQPTLPVPPLSTIQGILSAARGEIVSFREVPFIGYVFISEGRGLDLERIYALGKPETDVIKREILFNNTLYLYLPDEWERYFRKPRFQLLLGRSSDIATVEEIKKIDLERRENVPVGGTIVPVSAGLPGIIHALPVEFDYSTIPRRAKLVRPFTILQFPRTIGQRRRQTYRGTLPYDPEIDIGVWIYESLHGEIQSK
- the cas7i gene encoding type I-B CRISPR-associated protein Cas7/Cst2/DevR — translated: MRFAVGMVLIDAPHSALNMLGIDESLPDRNVTRVKKFRRGGKSYPYVSPQAWRYWWRKTLEEHFNWNLSPLFREQKQVFTAANPVEYPDDDVFGYMRAFKKGNTNITVTRVSPLKNTPLISLLPDRSSVTVDEGYASRHEGDPVPYSQEFYSTVLKGAFSLDLDSVGRFTIIDKAGFKNLLREDEISLKDVKSEYRKMAEKAKKLGVQMNEREWIMPAEIRKKRAVETLKALRYLFGGAKQTQYLTDVTPKFIILAMMEGGINPFISDIVYEDRGEIVFDGEALVSRILEFKELLNPKKIFIGKDKGFMKEWEEELRKVEEELENEGIEVEVTTVGDAIEKFAKEVEAYYG
- the cas8a1 gene encoding type I-B CRISPR-associated protein Cas8b1/Cst1, whose protein sequence is MEIIEKESPLLEWTGHPFVDAGLVALLLIASKSKPEDLTKEDIEKAIDFVAELYARKEWSSSYIHGMIMPNNGIILANPGITGPISTAIKRAIKKERGLKFKEDTKEEIFKRISKNFDSLLAEEVLKFLESLSDKGESDIKNLDEFAKKIAKTVLSQPFVTKAIQRRIKNNLMELFEDILSESDSDGPLCIICGKRKAYTKKEAYRSVFPLLGSGDVPNYFHSANLRGAEICAHCIFLTQFMPLVSYRLPRVLLIHAYPYELMLELSREALKDVRKYKLASEARGFKRPENFLFRLIGEITRKIERDEIWENASVTLYYFTCNNQRQELDVIHVPTPALRFVAYANLVDPLGWKRIVSMGWKKQLSEEQFEEFERSGRLNEVYAKLLNNESILQFFYDSRNRRANASWRLLAFYCSEVLGLDKEALDFIRDVGDRIVETLKELPDNKLRRRVRELEGAEKLYQFEAFFVRLEKDRQELGIKNPLMTFDEFARILTAYGEDINVSWRTVRNLLLFRIYEKLHDRLMKMERSETGEGLDIYAEGGGEG